One genomic region from Haloterrigena gelatinilytica encodes:
- a CDS encoding sulfurtransferase: MNDSVVVTPDWLAAHREDPQVRIVDVRDAWEYDGIGHIPGAVSVPFDSYRDESDVDRGTLPGAEAFADLLSEAGITPEDTIVAYDDTHGVFAARFVLTALEYGHDDVRLLDGDYSAWNREYETSSETPDVESTEYEPDPLAPEESPLVDYAAVEAALERGALFVDTREAHEFEEARLPGAVRFDWREVVDDETRRLKPADELEDLLAEYGITPDREIVLYCNTARRISHTYVVLRALGYENVSFYEGSLTEWLANDGEVESGEAE; this comes from the coding sequence ATGAACGACTCCGTCGTCGTCACGCCGGACTGGCTCGCAGCGCACCGGGAGGATCCGCAGGTACGCATCGTCGACGTCAGAGACGCCTGGGAGTACGACGGCATCGGTCACATTCCAGGTGCCGTCAGCGTCCCGTTCGACAGCTACCGCGACGAGAGCGACGTCGACCGCGGGACCCTTCCCGGCGCCGAGGCCTTCGCCGACCTCCTTTCCGAGGCCGGCATCACGCCCGAGGACACGATCGTCGCCTACGACGACACCCACGGCGTCTTCGCCGCCCGGTTCGTGCTCACGGCCCTCGAGTACGGCCACGACGACGTGCGCCTGCTCGACGGCGATTACAGCGCCTGGAACCGCGAGTACGAGACCTCGAGCGAGACCCCCGACGTCGAGTCGACCGAGTACGAACCCGATCCGCTGGCGCCCGAGGAGAGCCCGCTGGTCGACTACGCCGCCGTCGAGGCGGCCCTCGAGCGCGGCGCGCTGTTCGTCGACACGCGCGAGGCCCACGAGTTCGAGGAGGCCCGCCTGCCCGGCGCGGTCCGGTTCGACTGGCGCGAGGTCGTCGACGACGAGACGCGGCGGCTGAAACCCGCGGACGAACTCGAGGACCTGCTGGCCGAGTACGGGATCACGCCCGACCGCGAGATCGTGCTCTACTGCAACACCGCCCGGCGGATCAGCCACACCTACGTCGTGCTCCGGGCGCTTGGCTACGAGAACGTCTCCTTCTACGAGGGGAGTCTGACGGAGTGGTTGGCGAACGACGGGGAAGTAGAGAGCGGCGAGGCCGAGTGA
- a CDS encoding sulfurtransferase yields MATDYANDVLVSADWVEERLDDFQDDDSDLRLVEVDVDTEAYEEEHAPGAIGFNWETQLQDQTQRDILEKEDFEELLGSHGISEDDTVVLYGDNSNWFAAYAYWQFKYYGHDDVKLLDGGREYWLENDYPTTDEEPDFSETEYDAAGPRESIRAYREDVENAIERGVPLVDVRSPEEYSGEVLAPPGLQETAQRGGHIPGASNISWAAVTNDDGTFKDYDELEELYAEEGIDGDETTVAYCRIGERSSVAWFALHELLGYDDAVNYDGSWTEWGNLVNAPIEKGEGD; encoded by the coding sequence ATGGCAACCGACTACGCCAACGACGTACTCGTGTCCGCCGACTGGGTCGAGGAGCGCCTCGACGACTTCCAGGACGACGACTCCGACCTCCGACTGGTCGAAGTCGACGTCGACACGGAAGCCTACGAGGAAGAGCACGCCCCCGGTGCGATCGGGTTCAACTGGGAGACGCAGCTCCAGGACCAGACCCAGCGAGACATCCTCGAGAAGGAGGACTTCGAGGAACTGCTCGGCAGTCACGGCATCAGCGAGGACGACACGGTCGTCCTCTACGGTGACAACTCCAACTGGTTCGCCGCTTACGCCTACTGGCAGTTCAAGTACTACGGCCACGACGACGTCAAGCTGCTCGACGGCGGCCGCGAGTACTGGCTCGAGAACGACTACCCGACCACGGACGAGGAGCCCGACTTCTCCGAGACCGAGTACGACGCGGCCGGCCCGCGCGAGAGCATCCGCGCCTACCGCGAAGACGTCGAGAACGCGATCGAGCGCGGCGTTCCGCTCGTCGACGTCCGCTCGCCCGAGGAGTACTCCGGCGAGGTCCTCGCGCCCCCGGGACTCCAGGAGACCGCCCAGCGCGGCGGCCACATCCCCGGCGCCAGCAACATCTCGTGGGCGGCCGTCACCAACGACGACGGCACCTTCAAGGACTACGACGAGCTCGAGGAGCTCTACGCCGAGGAAGGCATCGACGGCGACGAGACGACCGTCGCCTACTGCCGCATCGGCGAGCGATCCTCCGTCGCCTGGTTCGCCCTGCACGAACTGCTCGGCTACGACGACGCCGTCAACTACGACGGCTCCTGGACCGAGTGGGGCAACCTGGTCAACGCGCCCATCGAGAAGGGCGAGGGCGACTGA
- a CDS encoding DUF2391 family protein — protein sequence MKIRRPRRPRQFRWADSAQQIVGGFLLAGPFVVTEEVWTLAGSMSAVQAVLTIVVVSAIGYGALYTADTTRDPDVEQEVAGVPIRFISLLLVSFGSVLILALLFNAPATLIQEPGTTVDVAWTTLKAVSIGSVFSIVGAATADSVFSK from the coding sequence ATGAAAATCCGACGGCCGCGACGTCCCCGCCAGTTCCGGTGGGCCGACTCGGCACAGCAGATCGTCGGCGGCTTCCTGCTCGCCGGTCCGTTCGTCGTGACCGAGGAGGTCTGGACCCTCGCGGGTAGCATGAGTGCGGTACAGGCGGTGCTGACGATCGTCGTCGTTTCGGCGATCGGCTACGGCGCGCTGTACACGGCGGACACGACTCGCGATCCGGACGTCGAACAGGAGGTCGCCGGCGTACCGATCCGCTTTATCTCGCTGTTGCTCGTCTCGTTCGGGTCGGTACTGATCCTCGCGCTCCTATTTAATGCGCCCGCCACGTTGATCCAGGAGCCCGGAACGACGGTCGACGTAGCGTGGACGACGCTCAAGGCCGTCAGCATCGGCTCCGTGTTCAGCATCGTCGGCGCCGCGACGGCGGACAGCGTTTTCTCGAAGTAG
- a CDS encoding polysaccharide deacetylase family protein has translation MKRRVYLATAGATLFAGCSALSGSETDEENGDENGNENGDENGSSDPINEDPGSFDEFEDLSKWTVMEGSMSADEERTHVGSQSARMDADESDTRVMIKREFDSPRDLSDELPALAFASDHDVNPIVQLSDTDGNRLLLQCAVEPDGSFARHDLGFNKTVGDPDLSSIAHTKISFWAGDREMSLWVDDYHFVKRPDTGKVLLEFPDESAAVDAAPALAEHDLPATAFVKTDYVGGSGYPSVDELESLQEDGWTIASEGATGTDLTALDAESQEAEITGAVSWLEDHGFDAEYFSYPLNRYDDTTLELVEKHHDLGFVGGFPGHGHVTNPAMVPRATNPDAEEAETLLEWTADQRTITTLSFRELENLDATLELVADLESNGDLEVITPADLASDYLHE, from the coding sequence ATGAAACGACGAGTGTACCTCGCGACGGCCGGGGCGACGCTGTTCGCCGGCTGTTCCGCCCTGAGCGGTTCGGAGACCGACGAAGAAAACGGCGACGAGAACGGTAACGAAAACGGCGACGAGAACGGATCGTCGGACCCGATCAACGAGGATCCGGGCTCGTTCGACGAGTTCGAGGACCTCTCGAAGTGGACGGTGATGGAGGGCTCGATGAGCGCCGACGAGGAGCGGACCCACGTCGGCTCCCAGTCCGCCCGAATGGACGCCGACGAGTCCGACACGCGCGTCATGATCAAACGCGAGTTCGACTCGCCGCGCGACCTCTCCGACGAGCTCCCCGCGCTGGCGTTCGCGAGCGATCACGACGTCAACCCGATCGTCCAACTGTCGGACACCGACGGCAACCGACTGCTGCTCCAGTGTGCGGTCGAGCCCGACGGCTCGTTCGCCCGTCACGACCTCGGGTTCAACAAGACCGTCGGCGACCCGGACCTGAGTTCGATCGCACACACAAAGATCTCGTTCTGGGCCGGCGATCGAGAGATGTCCCTGTGGGTCGACGACTACCACTTCGTCAAGCGACCCGACACCGGGAAAGTGCTGCTCGAGTTCCCCGACGAGTCGGCCGCCGTCGACGCCGCCCCGGCGCTCGCCGAGCACGATCTCCCCGCGACCGCGTTCGTCAAGACCGACTACGTGGGCGGCTCCGGCTATCCCTCGGTGGACGAGCTCGAGTCGCTCCAGGAGGACGGCTGGACGATCGCCAGCGAGGGCGCGACCGGCACCGATCTCACCGCGCTCGACGCGGAGAGTCAGGAAGCCGAGATCACCGGCGCCGTCTCGTGGCTCGAGGACCACGGGTTCGACGCCGAGTACTTCTCGTACCCCCTCAACCGGTACGACGACACCACCCTCGAACTGGTCGAGAAGCACCACGACCTCGGGTTCGTCGGCGGCTTCCCCGGTCACGGCCACGTGACCAACCCCGCCATGGTGCCCCGCGCGACCAACCCCGACGCCGAGGAGGCCGAGACGCTCCTCGAGTGGACCGCCGACCAGCGGACGATCACGACGCTCTCGTTCCGCGAGCTCGAGAACCTCGACGCGACGCTCGAACTGGTCGCCGACCTCGAGTCGAACGGCGATCTCGAAGTCATCACGCCCGCGGACCTCGCGTCGGACTACCTGCACGAATAA
- a CDS encoding rubrerythrin family protein yields MTAAEAFVEAVEEDNQTALSRLGSSKSLYADTDGDIDTEPVLRATADAEHAAWQTFLEWADDESHEAAREAFETTAEEEQGHYETVLDQLGDEEYEPQEVPALHEYLRGLESTVERVGAFVGRILASQRSKDQVVGYFVGDADPQTASVFREFGDDLDAQLERATDLLEDVCDDEDDRERAHEAADGAIEAAYDEYVESLEAMGANPKPVC; encoded by the coding sequence ATGACAGCTGCCGAGGCGTTCGTCGAAGCCGTTGAGGAGGACAACCAGACCGCGCTCTCCCGACTCGGGTCCTCGAAGTCGCTGTACGCCGACACCGACGGCGACATCGACACCGAACCCGTCCTCCGGGCGACCGCCGACGCCGAACACGCCGCCTGGCAGACGTTCCTCGAGTGGGCCGACGACGAGAGCCACGAGGCGGCCCGCGAGGCCTTCGAGACCACCGCCGAGGAGGAGCAGGGCCACTACGAGACCGTCCTCGACCAACTCGGAGACGAGGAGTACGAACCGCAGGAAGTGCCCGCGCTCCACGAGTACCTGCGCGGCCTCGAGTCGACCGTCGAGCGCGTCGGCGCCTTCGTCGGCCGGATCCTCGCGAGCCAGCGCTCGAAGGACCAGGTCGTCGGCTACTTCGTCGGCGACGCCGACCCCCAGACCGCGAGCGTCTTCCGCGAGTTCGGCGACGATCTGGACGCCCAGCTCGAGCGCGCGACGGACCTCCTCGAGGACGTCTGCGACGACGAGGACGACCGCGAGCGCGCCCACGAGGCCGCCGACGGCGCGATCGAGGCCGCCTACGACGAGTACGTCGAGAGCCTCGAGGCGATGGGCGCGAACCCCAAGCCCGTCTGCTGA
- a CDS encoding DUF7553 family protein has protein sequence MARENLEDAAATLRDAADAASDDETRERLENQADEFATLAEADRGPDHGKLARHEHILSDIADEEGGEVADQVDDALESVRAFRETVEGV, from the coding sequence ATGGCACGAGAAAACCTCGAAGACGCAGCAGCGACGCTCCGAGACGCCGCGGACGCCGCCTCCGACGACGAGACCCGCGAGCGCCTCGAGAACCAGGCCGACGAGTTCGCCACCCTCGCCGAGGCCGACCGCGGCCCCGACCACGGCAAACTGGCCCGTCACGAGCACATCCTCTCCGATATCGCCGACGAAGAAGGCGGCGAGGTCGCCGACCAGGTAGACGACGCCCTCGAGTCGGTCCGGGCGTTCCGGGAGACGGTCGAAGGCGTCTGA
- the thiM gene encoding hydroxyethylthiazole kinase translates to MSDSLPDGITGDDLADSLRAIDRGSPLVQHLTNEVTMNDVANLTLHWDALPVMADSPGDAGEMAAGAAAILLNTGQVPEGKVEAMHDAGATAAERDIPVVLDPVGVGATPTREAVAEALLEDLDFSIIKGNYGEISALAGVEAEVKGVESVGEYDEIEDAARSLADSTGATVVASGVEDVVATDDGAVRLAAGHERLSEVVGTGCMLGATLAAFRGAVDDAPTAAVHGALAFGIAGERAAEMPHDGPASFRTNFHDAVAGFDPDTAAELDLAGRLERVD, encoded by the coding sequence ATGAGTGATTCACTACCCGATGGTATTACCGGCGACGACCTCGCGGACTCGCTGCGCGCGATCGACCGGGGGTCGCCGCTCGTCCAGCACCTGACCAACGAAGTGACGATGAACGACGTGGCCAACCTCACCCTCCACTGGGACGCGCTCCCGGTGATGGCCGACTCGCCGGGCGACGCCGGCGAGATGGCCGCCGGCGCCGCCGCGATCCTGCTCAACACCGGACAGGTGCCCGAGGGGAAAGTCGAGGCCATGCACGATGCCGGGGCGACCGCCGCCGAGCGCGACATCCCGGTCGTCCTCGACCCCGTCGGCGTCGGGGCCACGCCCACGCGGGAGGCGGTCGCCGAGGCGCTGCTCGAGGACCTCGACTTTTCGATCATCAAGGGCAACTACGGCGAGATCAGCGCGCTCGCGGGCGTCGAAGCCGAAGTGAAGGGCGTCGAGTCGGTCGGCGAGTACGACGAGATCGAGGACGCGGCCCGGTCGCTGGCGGACTCGACGGGCGCGACGGTCGTCGCCTCGGGCGTCGAGGACGTCGTCGCGACCGACGACGGCGCGGTCCGGCTCGCGGCCGGCCACGAACGGCTCTCGGAGGTCGTCGGCACCGGCTGCATGCTCGGGGCCACGCTCGCGGCCTTCCGCGGCGCCGTCGACGACGCGCCGACGGCCGCCGTCCACGGCGCGCTCGCCTTCGGCATCGCCGGCGAACGCGCGGCCGAGATGCCCCACGACGGGCCGGCCAGCTTCCGGACGAACTTCCACGACGCCGTCGCCGGCTTCGATCCGGACACGGCGGCCGAACTGGACCTCGCAGGGCGACTCGAGCGCGTCGACTGA
- the thiE gene encoding thiamine phosphate synthase, protein MDPSEYGTYLVTQQSISGDRSTVDVVRAAIAGGVDVVQLREKDTDARWRYELGLELRELTAEADVDLIVNDRVDVAEAIDADGVHVGQSDLPVAVARELLGPEAIVGCSTATVEEALEAEAAGADYLGVGTVYGTTSKDVDRYKNGVGPERIAEIVDAVSIPVVGIGGVTADNAAPVVEAGATGVAVISEITAADDPRAATAALADVVETAKGVGDASVADE, encoded by the coding sequence ATGGATCCATCGGAGTACGGCACCTACCTCGTCACCCAGCAGTCGATCTCCGGCGACCGCTCGACGGTCGACGTCGTCCGCGCGGCGATCGCGGGCGGCGTCGACGTCGTCCAACTGCGCGAGAAGGACACCGACGCCCGCTGGCGGTACGAACTGGGCCTCGAACTGCGCGAACTGACCGCCGAGGCGGACGTGGACCTGATCGTCAACGACCGGGTCGACGTCGCCGAGGCGATCGACGCCGACGGCGTCCACGTCGGCCAGTCGGACCTCCCGGTGGCCGTCGCGCGGGAGTTGCTCGGCCCCGAGGCGATCGTCGGCTGCTCGACGGCGACGGTCGAGGAGGCCCTCGAGGCCGAGGCCGCGGGGGCGGACTACCTCGGCGTCGGTACCGTCTACGGGACGACCTCGAAGGACGTCGACCGGTACAAGAACGGCGTCGGCCCGGAGCGGATCGCGGAGATCGTCGACGCGGTCTCGATTCCGGTCGTCGGCATCGGCGGCGTCACGGCCGACAACGCGGCCCCGGTCGTCGAGGCCGGCGCGACCGGCGTGGCCGTCATCTCCGAGATCACCGCGGCCGACGATCCGCGGGCCGCGACCGCGGCGCTCGCGGACGTCGTCGAAACTGCGAAGGGGGTCGGGGACGCATCGGTAGCCGATGAGTGA
- a CDS encoding GNAT family N-acetyltransferase has product MTADARIRVATPDDAAAARDIYAPFCESTAVTFEEAPPTEAEMADRIASTLETYPWLVYERGGAVVGYAYASRLRERRAHQWTVELSVYVADDARQSGVGRALYESLFAVLERQGVRDGYAVTTVPNPETERFHERLGFERCVDFPAIGYAEGEWRDVAWWRRSIGEKTADPEPITPLPALRDRLDEADWDALVRTGEI; this is encoded by the coding sequence ATGACAGCCGACGCGCGGATTCGAGTCGCAACGCCGGACGACGCCGCCGCGGCCCGCGATATCTACGCTCCCTTCTGCGAGTCGACGGCGGTCACGTTCGAGGAGGCGCCGCCGACCGAAGCCGAAATGGCCGATCGAATCGCGTCGACCCTCGAGACCTATCCGTGGCTCGTCTACGAACGTGGAGGCGCGGTCGTCGGCTACGCCTACGCCAGCCGGCTGCGAGAGCGCCGAGCCCATCAGTGGACGGTCGAACTCTCCGTCTACGTCGCCGACGACGCCCGTCAGTCGGGCGTCGGTCGCGCGCTCTACGAGTCGCTGTTCGCGGTTCTCGAGCGCCAGGGCGTCCGCGACGGCTACGCCGTGACGACGGTCCCCAACCCCGAGACCGAGCGGTTCCACGAGCGGCTTGGCTTCGAGCGCTGCGTCGACTTTCCCGCGATCGGCTACGCCGAAGGCGAGTGGCGCGACGTCGCCTGGTGGCGCCGATCGATCGGCGAGAAGACGGCCGATCCGGAGCCGATCACGCCGCTGCCCGCGCTTCGGGATCGACTCGACGAAGCCGACTGGGACGCGCTGGTTCGGACGGGCGAGATCTGA
- a CDS encoding AEC family transporter, whose amino-acid sequence MADLIGIFASAIGPIVAIAGVGYVLATVKQIDPEPLNTAVVYVLAPALVFHSLAVTELAAATLARVTVGVLLFTAAMWGLAELIGRATGEREPALSALVLVAIFTNSGNLGIPVSDFAFGDVGRETAVLYLSIQSVLMYTLGVYIASRSSGSAGLEGVRRVFYIPLAYAVVAALVARALDLVPPADTAAMETLQLVGDASIPLMLLILGIQLARTDTASAVSRAWSATALKMVVAPLIGLGIALLVGFENPTVARVFVLETAMPAAVTPLILVIEFAGGVRSDGVLVSEYVSTCVFLTTLLAIPVLTVLIAVLQSGVVL is encoded by the coding sequence ATGGCCGACCTAATCGGCATCTTCGCCTCGGCGATCGGGCCGATCGTCGCGATCGCGGGGGTCGGTTACGTCCTGGCGACCGTCAAGCAGATCGATCCGGAGCCGTTGAACACGGCCGTCGTCTACGTGTTGGCGCCCGCGCTGGTGTTTCACAGTCTCGCCGTCACGGAACTCGCCGCGGCGACGCTCGCGCGAGTGACGGTCGGCGTCCTCCTCTTTACCGCGGCGATGTGGGGTCTCGCCGAACTGATCGGCCGCGCCACCGGCGAGCGCGAGCCGGCGTTGAGCGCCCTGGTCCTCGTCGCGATCTTCACTAACTCGGGGAACCTCGGGATCCCCGTCTCCGACTTCGCGTTCGGCGACGTCGGCCGGGAGACGGCCGTCCTCTACCTCTCGATCCAGTCGGTGCTGATGTACACCCTCGGCGTCTACATCGCCTCCCGGAGCAGCGGCTCCGCCGGACTCGAGGGGGTTCGCCGGGTGTTCTACATTCCGCTGGCCTACGCCGTCGTCGCCGCGCTGGTCGCCCGAGCGCTGGATCTGGTACCGCCCGCCGACACGGCGGCGATGGAGACGTTGCAACTCGTCGGCGACGCCTCGATTCCGCTCATGCTGCTCATCCTCGGCATCCAGCTCGCGCGCACCGACACCGCTTCAGCGGTCTCCCGCGCCTGGTCCGCGACGGCGCTCAAGATGGTCGTCGCACCGCTGATCGGTCTCGGTATCGCGCTGCTCGTCGGCTTCGAGAACCCGACCGTCGCGCGCGTGTTCGTCCTCGAGACCGCGATGCCGGCCGCGGTGACGCCGCTGATCCTCGTCATCGAGTTCGCCGGCGGCGTCCGCTCCGACGGGGTGCTCGTCTCGGAGTACGTCTCGACGTGCGTGTTCCTGACGACGCTGCTGGCGATCCCGGTGCTCACCGTGTTGATCGCGGTGCTGCAGTCCGGCGTCGTGCTGTGA
- a CDS encoding phosphatase PAP2 family protein, with translation MSRGIGVLPQIQELVPEWAALLVALLTQLGDVWFLALLVGVVYWLRPDDREDAAVLVGLMLAGFSLVTALKYAFALPRPGQPLAELEALGPLARSLYEATGTADGYGFPSGHALLTTVVYGGLAWRLSIGTARQRAAAAATVVSLVSASRIALGVHYLVDVVAGVAVGLAFLIVADRLTARYPTDQQTVAFAIAVAVGVVALATSGAAIDAVLVFVATLVVFGGLQFARGGRDRSSARG, from the coding sequence ATGTCACGGGGAATCGGTGTCCTCCCGCAGATCCAAGAGCTCGTTCCCGAGTGGGCGGCGCTGCTGGTCGCCCTCCTGACCCAGCTGGGGGACGTCTGGTTTCTGGCCCTCCTCGTCGGGGTCGTCTACTGGCTCCGCCCGGACGACCGCGAGGACGCCGCCGTCCTCGTCGGGCTGATGCTGGCCGGCTTCTCGCTGGTGACCGCCCTGAAATACGCCTTCGCCCTGCCCCGGCCCGGCCAACCGCTGGCCGAACTCGAGGCGCTGGGGCCGCTGGCCCGGTCGCTGTACGAGGCGACGGGGACCGCCGACGGCTACGGCTTCCCGAGCGGACACGCCCTCCTGACGACGGTCGTCTACGGCGGCCTCGCCTGGCGGCTCTCGATCGGGACGGCCCGCCAGCGGGCCGCCGCTGCGGCGACGGTCGTCTCGCTCGTTTCCGCCTCGCGGATCGCGCTGGGAGTCCACTATCTCGTCGACGTCGTCGCCGGGGTCGCCGTCGGGCTGGCGTTCTTGATCGTCGCCGACCGGTTGACGGCCCGCTACCCGACCGACCAGCAGACGGTCGCGTTCGCGATCGCCGTCGCGGTCGGCGTCGTCGCCCTCGCGACGAGCGGCGCCGCGATCGACGCCGTCTTGGTCTTCGTCGCCACGCTCGTCGTGTTCGGCGGGTTGCAGTTCGCGCGCGGCGGTCGCGACCGGTCGTCCGCTCGAGGGTGA
- a CDS encoding Coenzyme F420 hydrogenase/dehydrogenase, beta subunit C-terminal domain, producing the protein MGTNGEDERSESAKKRAGASGEAASREDEAKTEERVFPTVPESNTDDDEAVMFPETGGAAPRSREGTEHARDGAIAADGGNTEGDSCSPDTCTCGEKTAEPAAAAGSADDKRVATDGAGAANVDEMGELGELEFTEPAEGVSQDVYDDAPDTHVGIPEGVDLDTPEYSIRSQMNDIETPDEKTWFMELDEAVIDEGRCIQCGTCVAACPSDSIGVGEDDLPKLVKMCTGCSLCWDFCPRGGMRYERQWKITGGEDNVKGAGDPITEFSAKVEDDWTDQAQDGGVVTGVLSTLLEEGEIDGALVATESEEEEWKAESFLATTTEELIENAGTVYNQTLALGNLDLKQWEHKLPDKDWDDLSLAIVGTPCEIEGIRALQDFEWDYQAQNEGIRAVDYTIALMCTKNFNYHSLMGEQLEEKRGISPSEIGKMDVLNGKMMVYDHDGEMIVEEDIENFHDAALKGCDECADFTGFCSDITVGSVGSSDEYSSVIIRTDQGMKAWEMTEPKLDYHDLEDRSAIGKLQGWDKKKAFESLERPFDPDAPRFIDYTDHAENYGTALNPHDQGH; encoded by the coding sequence ATGGGGACTAACGGCGAGGACGAACGCAGTGAGTCCGCGAAGAAGCGAGCGGGAGCGAGCGGCGAAGCCGCGAGCCGCGAGGACGAGGCTAAGACCGAGGAGCGCGTCTTCCCGACCGTCCCCGAGTCGAACACGGACGACGACGAAGCGGTCATGTTCCCCGAGACGGGCGGCGCTGCGCCGCGCTCCCGCGAGGGAACCGAGCACGCTCGAGACGGCGCCATCGCCGCCGACGGCGGTAATACTGAGGGCGACAGCTGCTCGCCCGACACCTGCACCTGCGGCGAGAAGACGGCCGAACCGGCCGCGGCCGCAGGCTCGGCCGACGACAAGCGCGTCGCCACCGACGGCGCTGGCGCCGCCAACGTCGACGAGATGGGCGAACTCGGCGAACTCGAGTTCACCGAGCCCGCCGAGGGCGTCAGCCAGGACGTCTACGACGACGCGCCCGACACCCACGTCGGGATTCCGGAGGGCGTCGACCTCGACACCCCCGAGTACTCGATCCGATCGCAGATGAACGACATCGAGACGCCCGACGAGAAGACCTGGTTCATGGAACTGGACGAGGCCGTCATCGACGAAGGCCGCTGTATCCAGTGTGGGACCTGCGTCGCCGCCTGCCCGTCCGACTCGATCGGCGTCGGCGAGGACGATCTCCCGAAGCTGGTCAAGATGTGTACCGGCTGTTCGCTCTGTTGGGACTTCTGTCCCCGCGGCGGCATGCGCTACGAGCGCCAGTGGAAGATCACCGGCGGCGAGGACAACGTCAAGGGCGCCGGCGATCCGATCACGGAGTTCTCCGCGAAGGTCGAGGACGACTGGACCGATCAGGCCCAGGACGGCGGCGTCGTCACCGGCGTCCTCTCGACGCTGCTCGAGGAGGGCGAGATCGACGGCGCCCTCGTCGCGACCGAGAGCGAAGAGGAAGAGTGGAAGGCCGAGAGCTTCCTCGCGACGACCACCGAGGAGCTCATCGAGAACGCCGGCACCGTCTACAACCAGACGCTCGCGCTCGGTAACCTCGACCTGAAACAGTGGGAGCACAAGCTCCCCGACAAGGACTGGGACGACCTCTCGCTGGCCATCGTCGGCACGCCGTGTGAGATCGAGGGCATCCGCGCCCTGCAGGACTTCGAGTGGGACTACCAGGCCCAGAACGAGGGCATCCGCGCGGTCGACTACACGATCGCGCTGATGTGTACGAAGAACTTCAACTACCACAGCCTCATGGGCGAACAGCTCGAGGAGAAGCGCGGCATCTCCCCGTCGGAGATCGGCAAGATGGACGTCCTCAACGGGAAGATGATGGTCTACGACCACGACGGCGAGATGATCGTCGAGGAGGACATCGAGAACTTCCACGACGCCGCGCTCAAGGGCTGTGACGAGTGTGCCGACTTCACCGGCTTCTGTTCGGACATCACCGTCGGCTCCGTCGGCTCTTCCGACGAGTACTCGAGCGTCATCATCCGGACCGACCAGGGGATGAAGGCCTGGGAAATGACCGAGCCGAAACTCGACTACCACGATCTCGAGGATCGCTCGGCGATCGGCAAGCTCCAGGGCTGGGACAAGAAGAAGGCCTTCGAGAGCCTCGAGCGTCCCTTCGACCCCGACGCGCCCCGGTTCATCGACTACACCGACCACGCCGAGAACTACGGCACCGCCCTGAACCCGCACGACCAGGGTCACTGA